The genomic stretch GGACTTGCTTCTCGCAATTTCTAACCTGAGAAAATACTTGGCAATCCCTAGATCTTTGATCATGAAGGTGATCTTTTATGTTCTGTATCTAAACTTCACTATTGCTTGCCAACAAGATGTCATCTACATATACTAGTAGAGCAATAAAAGAGTCACCCGTGCCAGGAATTAAATACAATCTTGAGCAATGAATTTCGTTGTCAACTTGAGGTTCCATTGTGTGCTAGCTTGCTTAAGTCCATATAAGGATTTCTTAAGTCAACAAACATGATCAGATTTAGTAGGGGTGCAGCCTGGGGGTGGTGTCATGTATACCTCTTCATTTAGATTCCCATACAAAAAGGCATTGTTGACATCTAATGGTGCAAGAACCAGCCTTTGACAGCGGCCACAGCAAGTAGAGTCCTTatgattattgttaattttgCTATTGGACTAAAAGTTCCAATGTAGTCTAATCTGGGAGTTTGAGTGTACCATTTGACTACAAATCTAGCCTTGTAGCGTTTAATGCTACCATCTGGATTGCCGATTGTGTTTCACTTTGTACACCCATTTACACCCCCACTGACTTCTTAGATAGGAGTAAATCCATGAAATCCCATGTATGGTTGGCCTCTAGAGTTGCAATTTCAGTATCCATTGTCATTTTCCAACCAGGGTCAAGGGTGTATAACAGTTTCTTAGTATGATGGTGGTTCTTTAACTGATGAAACATTCACAAAAAAGACTTTGTGGCTTGAGATAGGTTAGAATAGGACAGAACATTTGAGAGAGTATGTGGACTAGATGTTTTATGATGTGAAGGACAAGCATAATCTTCAAGGTATGATGGTCTAATTCTTTGTTTGGAGAATCTTCTAAGTGTTGGTTTAGGAGGTGTAGAATGCACACTATGTTAGTCCTAAGTGGACCAGTGTTTATTGTCATTTCAGTACTGTAGTCTTGAGCACGTCGTAGACACAGAATCAGTTGAATGAAACGGCtatcatttctttttattaaaaaaatgatactgTTTTGAACCATGATCCACTATATTATGATTGGGCAAAGTGTGGgccaaaaacaaataatataaaatttcagTGACTACAATATAGTTCACCCAATATTACTAggtcataatataatattaccaaaaaaaaaaaaacctctgcTAAAGAGTTCCCGTCATGGCTCCGTTTTATCGGTTTGTCACAACAAAAACCATTTTTCTGAGACACTGAACCGATCGGCGCAGGTTTCAGAAATGCTCCCGACCGTCGTCTTCCTCCTCCTACTCCGCCTCCTCGCCACCGCCACAGTCACCATCTCCGCCCCTATTTTGGGATTGGACTCCTTTCTTGCTCAGCAATCCAGAGTTGACCCTCAAGCCACCAATGACTCCTTCCTTTCCCTACCTTCCTATCTGAAGAAAACTCTCTCCCAAGCCTCCACTCAACAGCCGGCCACCATCGCCGCCCTCCTTTCCCTCCAAGTCTCCGTCCCAATCACCGTCAAGCTGGTGGGGACCACCTTCACCTCTTCCTCTCCCGCCACTCTCTCCTCCTTCATCTCTTCCGCCGTCTCCTTCGATCACTACCAAGTAATCTCTCCTTTCACCACTCAGCCCTCTCACCATCTCTCTATCTCCCATTCTCTCCACCCAGAAGTCTCTCTCGCCCCTTCTTCGCTCGCCGCGCATCTCTCCGAAACCCTAAAATCCCAAAtcgcctcctcctcctcttccagTTTCCGATCCCAACTCGCCTCGGTTCCGTACTCCATTACCGACCAGATTATTAAACAAGACTTCGAGAAGGAGAAGCCGATTAGCGGAATTTACATTTATATCCTCAATTTGGGCGCCCAATCCAAACCCTACGCTTATAGCTACACCCATGGCGATTCTTCTCCGGCTTTTACCAAGTGCTTAGGCAGCATTTGGACCGGGAAAGACCGGTATATCTGGATCGATTTAGGCGCCGGTCCGGTCGAGTACGGACCGGCTCTCTCCGGTGATGGACTTATGCCGAGAGGAGAGTTTCATCCATTGGCTTCCCTTCACGGCCGCCCTAAGTCCCAAAGGGCAATGCTTTCCGATTTAGCCTCATTGGTTTGGAGTGCTTATCAGGTTCTTCTTGTTCCCTCCTTGAGAATTCCTATCCCTTTTGAGAATTCATTGATAGTTGAGTTTATACACATAAATGGTTCCCCGGATAGTAAAGATAGCTTTGGATTGGATTGGAAATCAATAGAGAGGacttttatggatgaagcaagtGATAGTGGATTATTGTTGGGTGATCAATCTTTAAGCTTTAAGAAATATGAGGTGAAATTAGCGGAGTGCTCGATATGTTCTTTTGCCATTTCTAGGGCAACTACTTCGTACACTTCTAGGTATTTATTCGATAACTACACTCTGATTGTTAGTGAGTACCTGGACTCGAAGCGCTTGCACCAGACTTTGTCGGAATCTGCTGAGGAGTTTAGGAGGGTGGCGAAGCTTCCCCAAGAAGACTTTGGGAGGGTTCTTCCCGTGTATGTTTTTGATCTGGATATCAGCATGATTTTGTTGCTCGATCGGTATCATCAGACGGTGGCTTTTAAAGATATGGTTATTGCGGTGAGGACGAAGAGTAGCCAGGCCGTGAGCGATTATAGTTGTAATGGACGCCATGTTTTTACCCAGACTCGTGAACTGGAGAGACCCCTTGTTGGTTCCATTTTGCAGAGTATGTGGGGAGTGTCCCCGACGCATTTGCTGTGGAGCCCTAAGCACAATACTACTCTTGTGGACTATACGTGGAGTGTTGGGCAGACGCCGTTTGGGCCCTTTTCGGAAATTTCATCGCTGTCCTTTGTACAGAAGGATGCTGCTAGAAGGAATGTTCTTTTGACGTCATTGAACTATAGTCTCATGAGTGCTATTGACGTCATTGAATCCATTGCTTCACATGGCGGGGAGAGGAAAGTCCTTAAGCATAATCAGCTTCCCGAGTTCATCCAACGGTGGAATTTGTTCAAGTACAAGCTGGATAAAACAGTTTCTGCTTTGTCACATTTTGATTTTGAGATGGCATTATATTACCTAAGGTCGTCAGATCATGATATATATGCCATTCACTCTCTTCTTTATCATGCTTCCCAAGATTTGGAGGCATCGCTCGTCTGCTTTAAGGACCCTCCGTTTCCATGGATGTCGGTTTCTATGTCTCTTGGGGTTTTAATTGGTTTTCTCTATATTATTGCAAAGAGGGACAAGTTATTTCGGAACAAGAGAAAACAGTTTTAGAGCATCAGGTTTGGTAATATGACGGCTGTTTTGAAATCTTGACTTCAGTGGTCAGAAAGAGGTACCTCAGTTTTCACTAGCGTTTTTcttttatgtatatgtatgtgctTACTATTCCTTATGAATGTAAGTTTCATGCCTTTCTGGCCTTCCCATTTGGGTTGCCTTGTAAACAATCTTGAAGCAAAATATTAAATGGCCTTTCTTACTCAAATAGGTTCTGAATCCAAAAACAATATGTGTGCTTGTTTAATGGATGGGATAATGGAATAAAATGATGAAGAAACTTGAAAGCACTTGGCATGGATTGCTAATTGGGTTGTATTCACATTTCCCAGGATTTATATAGACATCATCAAGTATTAAATTGCCTTAGAGGTGAAGGGGGGAACTTGGGAGATGGGATCTCTGTAGTCTAACTTAGGCTGTGTAGCTTCTGTTTCTTTCATGGCTATTTGCGGCTGCGGCTAGGCACTCTACTCTTTGATGATTATTGGCTGTTAAGATGTTCTAAAATCTCACATTCACTCTCCTTTATAACTACTGACACATACTCTTTGATGATTATTGGCTGTTAAGATGTTCTAAAATCTCACATTCACTCTCCTTTATAACTACTGACACTTCATAGTCACCATGTTTAAAAGTTAGAAGCATTAACCCCCCATTCATTACTTTTGGTGTAAAGGATAACTCTCAACTAGCTTTTCCGAAATTTGGGCAGGGTGCAGTGATTGTGAAACACGTCCCTAAAAAGCATTTCCTTTTTAGAGTTTCAGCAAAGAAAACATGTCTAAAATGCAGTATTCACAAAAGCATTTGCTAACAATTATGACTCACGCCCCCCGAACTTATCGTAGTGATTCGTCACCTGACTTGATATCACTACTAAAGGTAATAGTACAAAGGAACGGATGAAACTGATTACACAACTCGCAATTTATCTCTGCAATGGCTAAAAATCATATTCACCCATCCTCAAGTCCAAGTTATAGGGTCTCAATCACTCACTCTCATGGATGTATGAACAGAAGTTGTAAGATTGATTCAACATCAACCTGGCACCTGTACCTAGTTATTTTCTTGAGTCTTGTAGCAGAATTCCTTTAGCACAAGCTCTTTTATACTTTGTATCAACAAGTGTGAGTATGTTGTTTACAAAATTTATCGTTTCCAACTCTATTTAAGAACAAATGTCTGACGACTAGGGACCTATTTATGGAACAAGATTGGTCCAACTGCAGCTTTAAAATCATCATAAAATCTTTGCTCTGAGAACAAAGAAGCTCGCCTCCTTGCAGCTGCAGCCATCTCCAGCCTTTCTGAACTCGACATCTTAACGATTTCAATAATGGCACTCGCATATTCTTGCACATCTTGTGCCAGAAACCCAGTCTGCTTTCCATCTTGAGGTAATACAATGTCCATCTTTGGGCCAGCAGATCTATTAGCTGACAAGAATAAGAAAATTGGTAATTGGAAAGTGGGCTTCATATGTATATGTTCAAGGTTGCAGAAGTCACTAGGCGCTAGTCAGACGGCAGCGGGCACCTAACACCTAGAACGCCTAGGTGGCCGagtaaagtaataataataataataataataataataataataataaagtgtaGCTGCCCTAAAAAAACACTTGGCTGAGTTAGGTGCCGACTTGGCGAAGTCGGGCGCCTAATTGGCCAACTAACTAAAAGGCGCCTAGGGGTGAAATCCCCTCGGCCTAGAGGTGCCTAGGCCGATTTCTACAACACTGTATTTGTTATAAGGAAATACTCGAGCACCACACAAAAAATAGGAACCAACCAATCGGTATGGCGCCTGCAGCCATGTACTCCACAATGCATATGCCAAAGTGCTCATCTATCATGGTATGTATACCAGCAACCGCACCGCCTAAAAGCCTCACCAGATCACTGCAGCACcataaaaaatgaattaatgatTGGCACCGGCTTACTAAAGAAAATCAACTAAGAAATACACTTTCAAAAAGTGAAAGCAAATAATAGCTATCAATCAAAAGGAAATAATATGCAGCAAGAAGAGCTGCAGAGATCTTAAACACAATAACCAACCAGCTAACCCAAATACTTGGTGCAAGCAAtagataattataatatattttgtgaaatCTTGATctctattacaaattttaaaataggaaattgaacaattttatcCTCCTATTACTGGTGAGCTAAATCAAACTTTGCAACACAATACTTTAAAATGAAGTTAAAAATGCTTTGAGAGTAAGATAAGTCCTGTATGAGGCAAAGTTTTTGCCTCAAGAAGATCAGATTTTAGTATCGTACTAGTATTATTTAGCAATCAGTAGCATAATATACAGTGTAATGTTCCAAACCTGTACATCACATTCTTGTGAAACTCCACATCATTTTCCACGTTTAATTTTTTAGCCAGGTCCTTCAAATTTTGAAGTCTTTTCTCATCTGCTTCATTTCTGCAACTACCCACAAGTTGGAGCTTGGGCCTTGGTAGGCCTGGTTCTAACTTTTTAATGGCAACAGCCAATGCCTCCAGTTGGAGGGGGTGAGCCTGGTGCATAGCAAACCAATTCAACATTGACTTTAACTTAACTTTTGTGCTTctcaaaatgtaattttagcCAAAAATGGATACCCTCATTTCATAagcatttatttatataagaatCCGCACCTTCTCTGGACGAAATTGAGCTACAGATATAATTTTAGGAGGATCCATTGCCCTTTCAAGAGGGAGCACCTGCATGACAATCAACAAGTCAAGATATCAAGAGTGACATAAGGGTTATAACTAACAATGACAAAAGAGCCTGAATCGCAAAGTAAAAAGACAAACATGTAAACCTGAAGCCCAGAAGTATCACAAGGAGGATACACCCTCCTAGTACGAGATGATATTCCCCAGAGCTTTTCAATATGAGATTGTGTCCATGAGGAATTCACCATTGCAAGATGTGAGCAGGAACCAACAAAACCATACATCCAGCTAAAAATAGTATAATAAATGACTTTGCACCAGGACAATAAGGCACTGTAGGAAAAGAGTTTTGTTAGTGTCATGTGTTAAATCAATTAGAAAAAGCGATCCAGATGTTCCAATCTGATCAAAGCCGTGCCTAAAGCAGATCTTAAAGTCAGTCATTCGCATGCATAAAACTGTATATGAAGAGCTAAAGTAGCTAAGATTCAGAATAGATATATTAGCATATGCAAATGGCACCTCTTAGCAATCAAGGCATCATTATTGTACATAGAGGCCCGAGAATGAACACGTGACAGCATATCCAAACTAATTGTAGGATAATGTGTATAGCACATAACTTTGCAGCCAAAAATCCGGGCAACAGGATAAGTAAAAGCATATCCACTCGTATCTAGATAGTACAGAGGGGTGAACTTGGATAAAGCTTCCCATGAAAGATAGATGGAACCAAAGCTTTGACCAATCATTGTAAATCGAGGGTACGTAGTTTCTTCAATCCACTTTCTCTTATATAGATGGACCACCTAACATAAGATGGTAGGATGTCAATAACATGCAATGTATGATATGATTATATGAAATTTGATTAATCTGTTAATTAACACAGAATTTTATGAGTCACTTAAAAAGAAGATACATTTACACAGAAAATCATAGAGCAAACACTGCTACAGGATACAAGTATCATGCAGCAATTACATGACATCAGAATAGTCAATACCCCATGCTGATACTGCAAATCAATCTTTACAGGGGTTTTTACATCCTCATAATTTTTTTGGTATTCTTGGTTAAAGCTGAAAGCTTTCTTAGTATTAATTTGTGAGTTCTTCACATAAAGGCAAcaagaattcaaattttattaaagcAATTTCAAAGATGGTTCCCCGAATCCCTTCCCCACTGTTCAGCTAAAATGAGCAACGTTCAGATAGAACT from Ipomoea triloba cultivar NCNSP0323 chromosome 12, ASM357664v1 encodes the following:
- the LOC115999701 gene encoding uncharacterized protein LOC115999701, with product MLPTVVFLLLLRLLATATVTISAPILGLDSFLAQQSRVDPQATNDSFLSLPSYLKKTLSQASTQQPATIAALLSLQVSVPITVKLVGTTFTSSSPATLSSFISSAVSFDHYQVISPFTTQPSHHLSISHSLHPEVSLAPSSLAAHLSETLKSQIASSSSSSFRSQLASVPYSITDQIIKQDFEKEKPISGIYIYILNLGAQSKPYAYSYTHGDSSPAFTKCLGSIWTGKDRYIWIDLGAGPVEYGPALSGDGLMPRGEFHPLASLHGRPKSQRAMLSDLASLVWSAYQVLLVPSLRIPIPFENSLIVEFIHINGSPDSKDSFGLDWKSIERTFMDEASDSGLLLGDQSLSFKKYEVKLAECSICSFAISRATTSYTSRYLFDNYTLIVSEYLDSKRLHQTLSESAEEFRRVAKLPQEDFGRVLPVYVFDLDISMILLLDRYHQTVAFKDMVIAVRTKSSQAVSDYSCNGRHVFTQTRELERPLVGSILQSMWGVSPTHLLWSPKHNTTLVDYTWSVGQTPFGPFSEISSLSFVQKDAARRNVLLTSLNYSLMSAIDVIESIASHGGERKVLKHNQLPEFIQRWNLFKYKLDKTVSALSHFDFEMALYYLRSSDHDIYAIHSLLYHASQDLEASLVCFKDPPFPWMSVSMSLGVLIGFLYIIAKRDKLFRNKRKQF
- the LOC115997903 gene encoding GDP-Man:Man(3)GlcNAc(2)-PP-Dol alpha-1,2-mannosyltransferase — its product is MANWALITVISLVLAPVLRLAVIVLGGRRNRKKVVGFFHPYTNDGGGGERVLWCAVKAIQDERPDLNCVIYTGDHDATPQTLNARAFDRFGVKLLHHPQVVHLYKRKWIEETTYPRFTMIGQSFGSIYLSWEALSKFTPLYYLDTSGYAFTYPVARIFGCKVMCYTHYPTISLDMLSRVHSRASMYNNDALIAKSALLSWCKVIYYTIFSWMYGFVGSCSHLAMVNSSWTQSHIEKLWGISSRTRRVYPPCDTSGLQVLPLERAMDPPKIISVAQFRPEKAHPLQLEALAVAIKKLEPGLPRPKLQLVGSCRNEADEKRLQNLKDLAKKLNVENDVEFHKNVMYSDLVRLLGGAVAGIHTMIDEHFGICIVEYMAAGAIPIANRSAGPKMDIVLPQDGKQTGFLAQDVQEYASAIIEIVKMSSSERLEMAAAARRRASLFSEQRFYDDFKAAVGPILFHK